The Paramisgurnus dabryanus chromosome 3, PD_genome_1.1, whole genome shotgun sequence genome includes a window with the following:
- the unc119c gene encoding protein unc-119 homolog B-B produces the protein MDSQGVKELQGEEEIEQELLSKREEEREDDEVKEDKEGMAVQGEQDREEQRDIEDWNGFIAGEEDAAEEEIVQDWKPGDPVTPQYVLTLPGYTDDYLCCPEDNIYNIRFSRFKIRDLESGSVILDLKRHCPTEIKDVIELDAGRFIQYHFTPAFLNLREIGALLEFTVGGKAVNKFRLIERHYFRDLLLKTFDFEIGFCIPHSRNTCEHIYCLPDLDSHTVAEMITHPFETRSDSFYFANNTLIMHHKAEYSFNQGLEL, from the exons ATGGACAGTCAAGGTGTCAAAGAGTTACAGGGTGAAGAAGAAATAGAACAGGAATTGCTGTCGAAGAGAGAAGAAGAGAGGGAAGATGATGAGGTGAAAGAGGATAAAGAAGGTATGGCGGTACAGGGAGAACAGGACAGAGAGGAGCAGAGAGATATAGAGGACtggaatggatttattgcagGAGAAGAAGATGCTGCTGAAGAGGAGATAGTCCAGGACTGGAAACCAGGAGACCCTGTGACCCCTCAGTATGTCTTAACACTACCAGGATATACAGACG ACTACTTGTGCTGTCCAGAAGACAACATCTACAATATTCGCTTCTCACGTTTCAAAATTAGAGACCTGGAGAGTGGATCAGTCATTCTGGATTTAAAAAGACACTGTCCAACAG AAATAAAGGATGTCATAGAGCTGGATGCGGGTCGCTTTATTCAGTATCATTTCACTCCTGCTTTTCTAAATCTGAGAGAGATTGGAGCTTT GTTGGAGTTTACAGTgggtggtaaagcagtaaacaAATTTCGACTGATTGAGCGCCATTACTTCAGGGATCTTCTGCTAAAGACATTTGACTTTGAAATCGGTTTTTGTATTCCACACAGCAGAAACACCTGCGAACACATTTACTGCTTACCAGACCTGGATTCACACACAG TTGCAGAGATGATCACTCACCCCTTCGAGACCCGGTCAGACAGCTTTTACTTTGCCAACAACACGCTGATCATGCATCATAAAGCAGAGTACTCTTTCAACCAAGGGCTGGAGCTCTAA
- the mmp25a gene encoding matrix metalloproteinase-25 yields the protein MFRGCQYLISMATVFTICAALLCVVNAGPVVLPDQYARGVDWLVRYGYLPSPESLGRLQTKESIEESVRKMQRFAGIEETGKLDQPTLELMARPRCSLPDFSKNLYKGKTRDRGNLGRYTLTGLRWDKTDITWSIHNFPSPSISPNLKPGLVRLIMTYALKVWSDVTPLRFQSINPSSYGPSPQIDINVTFSSGYHEDGYAFDGKGGTLAHAFFPGKEDIAGDAHFDDEESWTYGDWSSNSDLFTVAVHEFGHALGLLHSSSKDSIMKPYYYGPVGDMHSYKLSPDDIMGIQTLYGKSEDFNPFPSVPTHTTNIPHFSTTLPHPTRSKPSADRCQGGFDAIANIRQEVFFFRGPHFWRVLQSGSLMSMTPALIHNFWIGLPPEIDQVDAVYERRDGYIVFFSGNQYWVFKNTMSLPGYPRPLAEWGLHTSLGEVPERVDAVFRWPHNGKTYLFSGGEYWRFDETGTERKLEDGYPKLTSVWGIPSHPDDIIGFLDGETYFFKGTNYWTLKRGALDQESASPKSIAADWMKCDILISPHTPEMPKEDKVCCANNTATTIDVLSVGMYSKIIIFILVMSLNC from the exons ATGTTTCGTGGATGTCAATATTTAATAAGCATGGCCACAGTTTTTACAATCTGTGCTGCACTTCTCTGTGTTGTGAATGCGGGACCTGTGGTTTTGCCGGACCAATATGCACGAGGAGTG gACTGGTTAGTTCGATACGGATATTTGCCATCTCCAGAATCTCTTGGTCGACTTCAGACCAAGGAGAGCATTGAAGAATCTGTCCGTAAAATGCAGCGTTTTGCTGGTATTGAAGAGACTGGGAAACTAG ATCAACCCACACTTGAGTTGATGGCCAGACCTCGATGTTCTCTGCCGGACTTCTCTAAAAATCTGTATAAGGGAAAGACAAGAGATAGAGGAAACCTGGGGAGATACACTCTGACAGGACTTAGATGGGATAAGACTGACATCACCTGGAG CATACACAATTTTCCCTCCCCTTCCATTTCTCCTAATCTAAAGCCAGGGCTGGTTAGGCTCATTATGACCTACGCCCTCAAAGTATGGAGTGATGTCACACCGTTGCGTTTCCAAAGCATCAACCCTTCATCTTATGGCCCATCACCACAGATAGACATCAACGTTACCTTTTCCAGTGGCTACCATGAAGATGGATATGCTTTTGATGGCAAAGGTGGCACACTAGCACATGCATTTTTCCCAGGAAAGGAAGACATTGCAGGTGATGCGCACTTTGATGATGAAGAGAGCTGGACCTATGGAG ACTGGAGCAGCAACTCAGATTTGTTTACAGTTGCAGTGCATGAGTTTGGTCATGCTTTAGGTCTGTTGCACTCCTCCTCCAAAGACTCCATCATGAAGCCTTATTATTATGGTCCTGTGGGGGACATGCATAGCTATAAGTTATCCCCTGATGACATAATGGGAATACAGACCCTCTATG GAAAAAGCGAGGATTTCAATCCTTTTCCTTCTGTTCCTACACACACAACCAATATACCACACTTTTCAACCACACTTCCACATCCTACCCG CTCAAAGCCATCTGCTGATCGCTGTCAAGGAGGTTTTGATGCTATTGCTAACATTAGACAAGAGGTTTTCTTCTTCAGAG GTCCACACTTTTGGAGAGTGCTTCAGTCGGGGTCATTAATGTCCATGACTCCAGCTTTGATCCACAACTTTTGGATCGGTTTGCCTCCAGAAATAGACCAAGTTGATGCCGTATACGAGAGAAGAGATGGATATATTGTATTCTTTTCTG GTAATCAGTACTGGGtatttaaaaacacaatgtCTCTTCCTGGGTACCCACGACCACTTGCAGAATGGGGTTTACACACATCTTTGGGAGAAGTACCAGAGAGAGTTGATGCAGTATTTAGATGGCCACACAATGGGAAAACCTACCTGTTCAGTGGAGGGGAATACTGGAGGTTTGATGAAACAGGAACAGAGAGGAAGCTAGAGGATGGGTACCCTAAACTGACCTCTGTCTGGGGGATCCCTTCCCATCCTGATGATATCATTGGATTTCTTGATg GAGAGACATACTTCTTTAAAGGCACAAATTATTGGACGTTAAAAAGAGGAGCACTGGACCAGGAATCTGCATCCCCAAAATCCATAGCTGCTGACTGGATGAAATGTGACATTCTCATTTCACCTCACACACCTGAGATGCCCAAAGAAGATAAAGTCTGCTGTGCTAACAACACAGCGACTACGATTGATGTTTTATCAGTTGGGATGTATTCAAAAATCATAATATTTATTCTGGTTATGTCATTGAATTGCTGA
- the srrm2 gene encoding serine/arginine repetitive matrix protein 2 isoform X1, whose amino-acid sequence MYNGIGLTTPRGSGTNGYVQRNLSSVRAKRTRDERGGERDEKDRERLESQLNRQPNAEILEHQRKRQLEVKCAELQDMMEEQGYSAEEIEEKVNTFRLMLQEREEPAPAATERAAVTETHALAAANQQKNDRLKEAFGISSDYVDGSSFHPERKEREKEKREQERLEREKQQQQKYQIIKSDNSDSSPDRKKSRKKKRKKNKSRDSSESPSPSPQREKKKDKKKKKKREESVKSDTESSSSDDKETSRRKRKQSENQTPPPNKSRRRQSASSSPARSRSPQRRQQQQNKSDSRTEEGRRGRSPDRRWRGHSEEHPKRMEVREKSPRRSRTPDHNKRDKDRERERQQEQEKSQKKRHDSSSPSSPRKQQRNRGQRSEDIAKPPQTRLHDSSSSSPPRKQQQRDKRQPSEEREKPSQRKRRDSSSRSPSPKPPRDMRRRSEDERRKPIGQKRQDSSKSRSPSPQKNRTRRGHSGEKETAASSRVLADRSRERLRNNDRDTFSSSRKGDQGRERNRSGDSSSPAKRSPYSNGRQKEQDHEREKQRVEQREKERRMQEEMQKEEARKKGRESEREKERNRHGDAKIDEVARKSTSSSQPEDRRGARGSETEREVQEREKKDRKMEEDRRQVRAQERSPQDRDHDQKKEKRVEKEKPGKKEKAKAVSSSSSSSSNSSSSSSSSSSDSDSDSSSSSSSSSSSSSSSSDDEKKKSSKDNSGAGKSVSHAVIAQAIARREKENRGRGEESDEARRPHPPIQRQNSPPEPMRKDDDVDKRNRDMDRDRRPAHSPPPSTGTQRNSQLEKDRERGKERYTPTESSSPPPSPPQRSRERGAQGGGRYTPSEETSQMKEPERPRDRGSERYSPSDLERETSRFSPARGRDRLSDRNTEVSQVRVSRPSPKRTPPRQYQDLPCSRSPSPRRGMRRPPRNSSPPRQDQSRERFRERERERFRPRAENRERSRERRTRSSRSRSPRRQSPFYRSRRSPSPVRRRRSSRSLSRERQREREQERRNQEKQREQDQERERDREREQRMRAPPKNPTPPRRSASSSSSSSSSSSSSPSPQRPVRDPKTTDADRERTRESDGRTSNRQPERNSKHPSPSPPRRSPFRELPARSRSPNGNQSQSRDPPGDRLTGQSPSSTHERQQIEQSTKGKKPVNGKPEEQKSKRSSSSSSSSSSSSSSSSSSSSSSSSSSSSDSSDSEEEKGGDKTSKNKDSCKTTKRKAASSSSSSESEQEKNKSPPRPKRVPADSLRDSTSLSYSPPARQQRSARSPPRRITSRRSRSRSPNTRRRK is encoded by the exons ATGTATAACGGTATCGGGCTGACCACACCGAGGGGCAGTGGCACTAATGGCTACGTTCAGAGGAACCTGTCCAGTGTACGTGCGAAAAGGACCAGAGATGAGCGTGGAGGAGAGAGGGACGAGAAGGACAGAGAGAGGCTGGAGAGCCAGCTAAACAGACAGCCGAATGCTGAGATCCTAGAGCACCAGAGGAAGAGGCAGCTGGAGGTGAAATGTGCTGAGCTGCAAGACATGATGGAGGAGCAGGG GTACTCGGCAGAGGAGATCGAGGAGAAGGTCAACACATTTCGTTTGATGTTGCAAGAAAGAGAAGAACCTGCACCTGCAGCAACAGAAAGGGCAGC TGTAACTGAGACTCATGCTCTGGCGGCTGCTAACCAGCAAAAGAATGACCGCTTGAAAGAGGCGTTCGGCATCAGCTCTGACTATGTTGATGGCTCATCTTTTCATCCTGAACGAAAGgagcgagagaaagagaaaagagaGCAGGAGAGACTGGAAAGAGAAAAGCAACAGCAGCAGAAATATCA GATAATCAAGTCTGATAATTCAGATTCATCCCCTGATCGAAAAAAGAGCCGGAAGAAGAAAAGGAAGAAAAACAAAAGCAGAGACAG CTCTGAGAGCCCTTCACCCTCCCCTCAACGGGAAAAGAAAAAAgacaagaagaagaaaaagaaaag GGAGGAGTCCGTGAAGAGTGACACTGAGAG CAGTTCATCAGATGACAAAGAAACCTCCAGAAGAAAAAGGAAACAAAGTGAAAATCAGACACCACCTCCAAATAAGAGCCGCAGGCGTCAGAGTGCCTCCTCCAGCCCAGCTCGCAG tCGATCCCCTCAGAGACGGCAGCAGCAGCAGAATAAATCAGACTCTCGTACAGAGGAGGGAAGGAGAGGAAGATCCCCAGACAGAAGGTGGCGTGGCCACAGTGAGGAACATCCAAAAAGGATGGAAGTGAGAGAG AAGTCACCAAGACGCTCAAGAACCCCTGACCACAACAAAAGAGACAAAGACCGAGAACGTGAGCGACAgcaagaacaagaaaaatctCAAAAGAAACGACATGACTCTTCATCTCCATCGTCACCACGAAAACAGCAGAGGAACAGAGGACAACGGAGTGAAGATATTGCGAAACCTCCTCAAACAAGACTGCACGATTCCTCATCTTCATCTCCACCGCGGAAACAACAGCAGCGTGACAAACGACAACCGAGCGAGGAGAGAGAGAAACCCTCTCAAAGGAAAAGACGTGACTCTTCATCTCGATCTCCATCTCCTAAGCCGCCCAGAGACATGAGGCGACGAAGTGAGGATGAGAGGAGAAAACCCATAGGTCAAAAAAGACAAGACTCATCCAAATCACGGTCTCCCTCTCCGCAGAAAAACAGAACGAGAAGAGGACACagtggagagaaagagacagcAGCTTCTTCGCGCGTTCTCGCAGACCGATCAAGAGAGAGACTGAGGAATAATGATAGAGATACTTTCTCATCTAGTAGAAAGGGCGATCAAGGACGGGAGAGGAACCGATCTGGTGACTCCAGCTCTCCTGCAAAACGTTCACCTTACTCCAATGGAAGACAAAAAGAACAAGATCACGAACGAGAGAAGCAACGTGTAGAACAGCGAGAAAAGGAACGAAGAATGCAGGAGGAGATGCAAAAGGAAGAAGCTAGGAAAAAGGGCAGAGAGAgtgaaagagaaaaagagagaaaccGTCATGGTGATGCCAAGATAGATGAGGTGGCCAGAAAGTCGACCTCTAGCAGTCAGCCTGAGGACCGACGAGGTGCCAGAGGAAGTGAGACAGAGAGGGAGGtacaagagagagagaaaaaagacAGGAAAATGGAGGAGGACAGAAGACAAGTAAGAGCTCAGGAGCGGAGTCCTCAGGATAGGGATCATGATCAAAAAAAGGAGAAACGGGTGGAAAAGGAAAAGCCTGGGAAGAAAGAAAAGGCTAAAGCTGTTAGCAGTagtagcagcagcagcagcaacagtagtagtagtagtagcagcagcagcagcgatAGTGACAGTGACAGCTCCTCATCATCATCCTCGTCctcctcatcatcatcttcatcttcTGATGATGAGAAAAAGAAAAGTTCAAAAGATAACAGTGGTGCTGGTAAGTCAGTGTCTCATGCTGTCATTGCTCAAGCTATTGCACGTCGAGAAAAGGAGAACAGAGGAAGGGGTGAAGAGAGTGATGAAGCAAGGAGACCACACCCTCCAATACAAAGACAGAACTCACCTCCTGAACCAATGAGAAAAGATGATGATGTAGATAAGCGAAATAGGGACATGGACAGAGACAGGAGGCCTGCCCACTCCCCACCTCCCTCAACAGGAACTCAAAGGAACAGTCAGTTAGAAAAAGACAGGGAGCGTGGAAAAGAGAGGTACACTCCTACTGAAAGCTCTAGCCCACCTCCTTCACCCCCTCAGAGAAGTAGAGAAAGAGGAGCCCAAGGTGGAGGCAGGTACACACCTTCAGAAGAGACATCTCAAATGAAAGAACCCGAAAGGCCAAGAGATAGAGGTAGTGAGCGGTATAGCCCATCAGATCTGGAACGAGAAACCTCACGCTTCTCCCCTGCCAGAGGAAGGGATCGACTGAGTGACCGAAATACAGAGGTCTCACAGGTAAGGGTATCTCGTCCCTCACCGAAGCGTACTCCACCGCGACAGTACCAGGATCTGCCGTGCTCCCGTTCTCCCAGCCCAAGACGAGGAATGAGGAGGCCGCCACGCAACTCATCCCCTCCTCGACAGGACCAGAGCCGTGAACGTtttagagaaagagagagggaacGATTTCGACCACGAGCAGAGAATAGAGAACGTTCCAGGGAGAGAAGAACAAGGAGCAGCCGATCCAGAAGTCCTCGTAGACAAAGTCCTTTCTATAG GTCTCGTCGCTCACCTTCTCCAGTACGTCGCCGCAGAAGTAGTCGATCCTTATCAAGAGAAAGACAAAGGGAGAGGGAGCAGGAAAGGAGGAATCAAGAGAAGCAGCGTGAACAGGACCAAgaacgagagagagatagagagagagaacagaGAATGAGGGCACCTCCCAAAAATCCTACTCCTCCACGCCGTTCTGCAtcatcctcctcctcttccaGTTCATCGTCGTCATCCTCACCATCTCCTCAAAGGCCGGTGAGAGATCCGAAGACCACAGATGCAGATAGAGAGAGAACAAGGGAAAGTGATGGACGCACAAGTAACAGGCAACCAGAACGAAACTCCAAACATCCATCCCCCTCTCCTCCTCGTCGTTCTCCCTTCCGTGAACTTCCTGCACGCTCTAGATCACCGAACGGCAACCAGTCACAAAGCAGAGATCCACCAGGTGACCGATTGACAGGCCAGTCCCCATCATCTACCCATGAGAGGCAACAAATTGAGCAGTCAACAAAAGGAAAGAAACCAGTGAATGGGAAACCAGAGGAGCAGAAGAGCAAGAGAAGCAGCTCAAGttcttcatcatcatcttcgTCATCATCTTCCTCTTCTTCATCTTCATCCTCTTCTTCCTCATCCTCATCATCAGACAGCTCTGACTCTGAAGAAGAAAAAgg TGGTgacaaaacaagtaaaaataagGATTCTTGCAAGACAACAAAACGCAAAGCTGCCTCGTCGTCGTCATCTTCAGAAAGTGAGCAAGAAAAGAATAAAAG TCCACCACGGCCCAAAAGGGTGCCAGCAGATTCACTTCGAGACTCTACGTCACTTAGTTATTCCCCTCCAGCAAGACAACAAAGATCTGCACGATCTCCTCCGCGACG CATTACAAGCAGAAGGTCAAGAAGCCGATCTCCAAACACTCGAAGGAGGAAATAG
- the srrm2 gene encoding serine/arginine repetitive matrix protein 2 isoform X2, whose translation MYNGIGLTTPRGSGTNGYVQRNLSSVRAKRTRDERGGERDEKDRERLESQLNRQPNAEILEHQRKRQLEVKCAELQDMMEEQGYSAEEIEEKVNTFRLMLQEREEPAPAATERAAVTETHALAAANQQKNDRLKEAFGISSDYVDGSSFHPERKEREKEKREQERLEREKQQQQKYQIIKSDNSDSSPDRKKSRKKKRKKNKSRDSSESPSPSPQREKKKDKKKKKKREESVKSDTESSSDDKETSRRKRKQSENQTPPPNKSRRRQSASSSPARSRSPQRRQQQQNKSDSRTEEGRRGRSPDRRWRGHSEEHPKRMEVREKSPRRSRTPDHNKRDKDRERERQQEQEKSQKKRHDSSSPSSPRKQQRNRGQRSEDIAKPPQTRLHDSSSSSPPRKQQQRDKRQPSEEREKPSQRKRRDSSSRSPSPKPPRDMRRRSEDERRKPIGQKRQDSSKSRSPSPQKNRTRRGHSGEKETAASSRVLADRSRERLRNNDRDTFSSSRKGDQGRERNRSGDSSSPAKRSPYSNGRQKEQDHEREKQRVEQREKERRMQEEMQKEEARKKGRESEREKERNRHGDAKIDEVARKSTSSSQPEDRRGARGSETEREVQEREKKDRKMEEDRRQVRAQERSPQDRDHDQKKEKRVEKEKPGKKEKAKAVSSSSSSSSNSSSSSSSSSSDSDSDSSSSSSSSSSSSSSSSDDEKKKSSKDNSGAGKSVSHAVIAQAIARREKENRGRGEESDEARRPHPPIQRQNSPPEPMRKDDDVDKRNRDMDRDRRPAHSPPPSTGTQRNSQLEKDRERGKERYTPTESSSPPPSPPQRSRERGAQGGGRYTPSEETSQMKEPERPRDRGSERYSPSDLERETSRFSPARGRDRLSDRNTEVSQVRVSRPSPKRTPPRQYQDLPCSRSPSPRRGMRRPPRNSSPPRQDQSRERFRERERERFRPRAENRERSRERRTRSSRSRSPRRQSPFYRSRRSPSPVRRRRSSRSLSRERQREREQERRNQEKQREQDQERERDREREQRMRAPPKNPTPPRRSASSSSSSSSSSSSSPSPQRPVRDPKTTDADRERTRESDGRTSNRQPERNSKHPSPSPPRRSPFRELPARSRSPNGNQSQSRDPPGDRLTGQSPSSTHERQQIEQSTKGKKPVNGKPEEQKSKRSSSSSSSSSSSSSSSSSSSSSSSSSSSSDSSDSEEEKGGDKTSKNKDSCKTTKRKAASSSSSSESEQEKNKSPPRPKRVPADSLRDSTSLSYSPPARQQRSARSPPRRITSRRSRSRSPNTRRRK comes from the exons ATGTATAACGGTATCGGGCTGACCACACCGAGGGGCAGTGGCACTAATGGCTACGTTCAGAGGAACCTGTCCAGTGTACGTGCGAAAAGGACCAGAGATGAGCGTGGAGGAGAGAGGGACGAGAAGGACAGAGAGAGGCTGGAGAGCCAGCTAAACAGACAGCCGAATGCTGAGATCCTAGAGCACCAGAGGAAGAGGCAGCTGGAGGTGAAATGTGCTGAGCTGCAAGACATGATGGAGGAGCAGGG GTACTCGGCAGAGGAGATCGAGGAGAAGGTCAACACATTTCGTTTGATGTTGCAAGAAAGAGAAGAACCTGCACCTGCAGCAACAGAAAGGGCAGC TGTAACTGAGACTCATGCTCTGGCGGCTGCTAACCAGCAAAAGAATGACCGCTTGAAAGAGGCGTTCGGCATCAGCTCTGACTATGTTGATGGCTCATCTTTTCATCCTGAACGAAAGgagcgagagaaagagaaaagagaGCAGGAGAGACTGGAAAGAGAAAAGCAACAGCAGCAGAAATATCA GATAATCAAGTCTGATAATTCAGATTCATCCCCTGATCGAAAAAAGAGCCGGAAGAAGAAAAGGAAGAAAAACAAAAGCAGAGACAG CTCTGAGAGCCCTTCACCCTCCCCTCAACGGGAAAAGAAAAAAgacaagaagaagaaaaagaaaag GGAGGAGTCCGTGAAGAGTGACACTGAGAG TTCATCAGATGACAAAGAAACCTCCAGAAGAAAAAGGAAACAAAGTGAAAATCAGACACCACCTCCAAATAAGAGCCGCAGGCGTCAGAGTGCCTCCTCCAGCCCAGCTCGCAG tCGATCCCCTCAGAGACGGCAGCAGCAGCAGAATAAATCAGACTCTCGTACAGAGGAGGGAAGGAGAGGAAGATCCCCAGACAGAAGGTGGCGTGGCCACAGTGAGGAACATCCAAAAAGGATGGAAGTGAGAGAG AAGTCACCAAGACGCTCAAGAACCCCTGACCACAACAAAAGAGACAAAGACCGAGAACGTGAGCGACAgcaagaacaagaaaaatctCAAAAGAAACGACATGACTCTTCATCTCCATCGTCACCACGAAAACAGCAGAGGAACAGAGGACAACGGAGTGAAGATATTGCGAAACCTCCTCAAACAAGACTGCACGATTCCTCATCTTCATCTCCACCGCGGAAACAACAGCAGCGTGACAAACGACAACCGAGCGAGGAGAGAGAGAAACCCTCTCAAAGGAAAAGACGTGACTCTTCATCTCGATCTCCATCTCCTAAGCCGCCCAGAGACATGAGGCGACGAAGTGAGGATGAGAGGAGAAAACCCATAGGTCAAAAAAGACAAGACTCATCCAAATCACGGTCTCCCTCTCCGCAGAAAAACAGAACGAGAAGAGGACACagtggagagaaagagacagcAGCTTCTTCGCGCGTTCTCGCAGACCGATCAAGAGAGAGACTGAGGAATAATGATAGAGATACTTTCTCATCTAGTAGAAAGGGCGATCAAGGACGGGAGAGGAACCGATCTGGTGACTCCAGCTCTCCTGCAAAACGTTCACCTTACTCCAATGGAAGACAAAAAGAACAAGATCACGAACGAGAGAAGCAACGTGTAGAACAGCGAGAAAAGGAACGAAGAATGCAGGAGGAGATGCAAAAGGAAGAAGCTAGGAAAAAGGGCAGAGAGAgtgaaagagaaaaagagagaaaccGTCATGGTGATGCCAAGATAGATGAGGTGGCCAGAAAGTCGACCTCTAGCAGTCAGCCTGAGGACCGACGAGGTGCCAGAGGAAGTGAGACAGAGAGGGAGGtacaagagagagagaaaaaagacAGGAAAATGGAGGAGGACAGAAGACAAGTAAGAGCTCAGGAGCGGAGTCCTCAGGATAGGGATCATGATCAAAAAAAGGAGAAACGGGTGGAAAAGGAAAAGCCTGGGAAGAAAGAAAAGGCTAAAGCTGTTAGCAGTagtagcagcagcagcagcaacagtagtagtagtagtagcagcagcagcagcgatAGTGACAGTGACAGCTCCTCATCATCATCCTCGTCctcctcatcatcatcttcatcttcTGATGATGAGAAAAAGAAAAGTTCAAAAGATAACAGTGGTGCTGGTAAGTCAGTGTCTCATGCTGTCATTGCTCAAGCTATTGCACGTCGAGAAAAGGAGAACAGAGGAAGGGGTGAAGAGAGTGATGAAGCAAGGAGACCACACCCTCCAATACAAAGACAGAACTCACCTCCTGAACCAATGAGAAAAGATGATGATGTAGATAAGCGAAATAGGGACATGGACAGAGACAGGAGGCCTGCCCACTCCCCACCTCCCTCAACAGGAACTCAAAGGAACAGTCAGTTAGAAAAAGACAGGGAGCGTGGAAAAGAGAGGTACACTCCTACTGAAAGCTCTAGCCCACCTCCTTCACCCCCTCAGAGAAGTAGAGAAAGAGGAGCCCAAGGTGGAGGCAGGTACACACCTTCAGAAGAGACATCTCAAATGAAAGAACCCGAAAGGCCAAGAGATAGAGGTAGTGAGCGGTATAGCCCATCAGATCTGGAACGAGAAACCTCACGCTTCTCCCCTGCCAGAGGAAGGGATCGACTGAGTGACCGAAATACAGAGGTCTCACAGGTAAGGGTATCTCGTCCCTCACCGAAGCGTACTCCACCGCGACAGTACCAGGATCTGCCGTGCTCCCGTTCTCCCAGCCCAAGACGAGGAATGAGGAGGCCGCCACGCAACTCATCCCCTCCTCGACAGGACCAGAGCCGTGAACGTtttagagaaagagagagggaacGATTTCGACCACGAGCAGAGAATAGAGAACGTTCCAGGGAGAGAAGAACAAGGAGCAGCCGATCCAGAAGTCCTCGTAGACAAAGTCCTTTCTATAG GTCTCGTCGCTCACCTTCTCCAGTACGTCGCCGCAGAAGTAGTCGATCCTTATCAAGAGAAAGACAAAGGGAGAGGGAGCAGGAAAGGAGGAATCAAGAGAAGCAGCGTGAACAGGACCAAgaacgagagagagatagagagagagaacagaGAATGAGGGCACCTCCCAAAAATCCTACTCCTCCACGCCGTTCTGCAtcatcctcctcctcttccaGTTCATCGTCGTCATCCTCACCATCTCCTCAAAGGCCGGTGAGAGATCCGAAGACCACAGATGCAGATAGAGAGAGAACAAGGGAAAGTGATGGACGCACAAGTAACAGGCAACCAGAACGAAACTCCAAACATCCATCCCCCTCTCCTCCTCGTCGTTCTCCCTTCCGTGAACTTCCTGCACGCTCTAGATCACCGAACGGCAACCAGTCACAAAGCAGAGATCCACCAGGTGACCGATTGACAGGCCAGTCCCCATCATCTACCCATGAGAGGCAACAAATTGAGCAGTCAACAAAAGGAAAGAAACCAGTGAATGGGAAACCAGAGGAGCAGAAGAGCAAGAGAAGCAGCTCAAGttcttcatcatcatcttcgTCATCATCTTCCTCTTCTTCATCTTCATCCTCTTCTTCCTCATCCTCATCATCAGACAGCTCTGACTCTGAAGAAGAAAAAgg TGGTgacaaaacaagtaaaaataagGATTCTTGCAAGACAACAAAACGCAAAGCTGCCTCGTCGTCGTCATCTTCAGAAAGTGAGCAAGAAAAGAATAAAAG TCCACCACGGCCCAAAAGGGTGCCAGCAGATTCACTTCGAGACTCTACGTCACTTAGTTATTCCCCTCCAGCAAGACAACAAAGATCTGCACGATCTCCTCCGCGACG CATTACAAGCAGAAGGTCAAGAAGCCGATCTCCAAACACTCGAAGGAGGAAATAG